A segment of the Aridibaculum aurantiacum genome:
ATAACAAATATAACAACAGCATTGATTGACAATCAGTACTATTTATGTTTACATGAAGAAGTAGAACATAGAAGCATTTTTTTTAAACTTGCTCTACCAAAACATTAGATCTATGGCTGGTACCATAACTGTAGAAGCACAGATGATGATCAGGAAACCTGTTGAGGAGGTTTATAATGCATTCATTGATCCTGCTATTACAAAGCATTTTTGGTTTACGAAGAGTAGTGGTAAACTGGAGACTGGGCAAACAGTAGAGTGGGAGTGGGAGATGTACCAGGTAACAACCAACGTGTATGTAAAACAGCTTGTTCCAAATGAGCTTATATCCATAGAATGGGATGAGCCACCTACTACCGTTGATTTTGTTTTTCAAAAACTGGCTGAAGATAAAACCTATGTGCAGGTACGCAACTATGGCTTTGCTAAGCCAGCCGGTGAAATATTGGAATTGGTGAAAGATCTTACAGGTGGTTTTACAACAGTATTGGACGGCTTGAAAGCTTACCTGGAACATGGCATTAACCTGAACCTGGTCGCAGATAAATTTCCCAAAGAAGCAATGCGAGAAGGGTAACAATGATCTTTATTGTTTGGCCTGGATCAAATGTGCATATACTACATGTTTGCCAAACAGTGTCAATAGCGAGGTCAGCATTTCTATTAGCTGCTTATACTCCAGAGGCTTTACCAGGAAGAGTGATGCGCCTTCATTATATGCATGCTGCACATCAAAGTGTGCACTGGAAGTAGACATGATACAAACCGGTATTGTTTTGAAAATGGGATCTTTCTTAAGTTCTATCAGTGTTTCCCTGCCGTCTTTTACCGGCATATTAAGATCAAGAATAATAAGTTGCGGCAAGCTAGCAGCCTGTTGTAAGTAAAGCAATGCCTCATTACCATTGGTGGCCTCTGCTATTGTATAACCACCTAAAGTTTCTATAGCTTCTATAAAGAGCTCCCTGTCTATTGCATCATCGTCTACCAGTAATACTTCAAAATTTTTCACGCTTACGCTTTTGGCTGTGGTGCAAATTACTTGTTTAATTATTTTTTAAGTAAGTGAAGTTTGCTAACGAGGGTATGTCTAATTTCGAGGAAATTTTTTAATAGCTGTGCTAGACAAAACCATCTTTGAAATACTGAATGAATCTGGGAAAGCTATTGCATCGGAACTGGAACTTGAGAAACTTGTACAACGGGTAACAGATATAGGAACACAATCTATAGGTGCGGCGTTCGGAGCATTCTTTTATAGTAAGGTAAATGCTAATAATGAGTCACTTATTCTATATACTATTTCAGGAGTAGATAAAGAAGCTTTTTCAAAGTTCCCGATGCCGAGGAACACCAAGATCTTCGAGCCAACTTTTATGGCTTCGGGAACTGTGCGATACGATGATGTTACGGCACAGCCGCATTATGCTCAAAACCCACCTTACCACGGTATGCCTAAAGGTCACCTTCCGGTAAAAAGTTATCTTGCTGTTCCGGTGGTTTCGCCAATCAATAATGAACCTATAGGAGGTTTGTTCTTTGGTCATCCTGATGCTGGCGTTTTTACAAAAGAAGCAGAACAACTGGTAGAAGGCTTAGCTATACAGGCGGCTA
Coding sequences within it:
- a CDS encoding response regulator, which produces MKNFEVLLVDDDAIDRELFIEAIETLGGYTIAEATNGNEALLYLQQAASLPQLIILDLNMPVKDGRETLIELKKDPIFKTIPVCIMSTSSAHFDVQHAYNEGASLFLVKPLEYKQLIEMLTSLLTLFGKHVVYAHLIQAKQ
- a CDS encoding SRPBCC family protein: MAGTITVEAQMMIRKPVEEVYNAFIDPAITKHFWFTKSSGKLETGQTVEWEWEMYQVTTNVYVKQLVPNELISIEWDEPPTTVDFVFQKLAEDKTYVQVRNYGFAKPAGEILELVKDLTGGFTTVLDGLKAYLEHGINLNLVADKFPKEAMREG